Proteins encoded together in one Apis cerana isolate GH-2021 linkage group LG4, AcerK_1.0, whole genome shotgun sequence window:
- the LOC133666040 gene encoding bifunctional peptidase and arginyl-hydroxylase JMJD5-like isoform X1, whose translation MCNCTIIAKLIPWNLFDENMQNFLPIEMKKHLVTININLKLFIENKITSSMKWTKDSLILIEACLDKTWEALNSGHWQSVPIEYRYSYTLCTILKTILLEFQYYNNIEEFSKNIILLKDIIQQIDKGILLGAPLPNIPDLLPKIARELNNCITKSTEILDLKKLNIDFKNSYDFILPGFIEVTQYIEPSMELFYKEIFMPKIPAILKDCIKHWKALKQWKDLKYLINVAGNRLVPIEIGSRYTDENWSQQLLNFSEFLQKYILTKNDQIGYLAQHQLFEQIPELKDDFTIPEYCNFTDNDDVKQPDINVWFGPSGTVSPLHFDPKNNFLCQVFGYKKIILYHPNDSSNLYPYDTRLLNNTAQVDPLSPNYEKWPNFIKARGLMTYLKPGEMLYIPPKWWHHVTSLTSSFSVSFWWS comes from the exons atgtgtaattgtacaattattgcaaaattaattccTTGGAATTTGTTTGACGAGAATATGCAGAATTTTTTAcctattgaaatgaaaaaacatttagtaacaataaacattaatttaaaactcttcattgaaaataagat aacTTCATCAATGAAATGGACAAaagattcattaatattaattgaagcTTGTTTGGATAAAACATGGGAAGCATTAAATTCTGGCCATTGGCAATCTGTTCCTATTGAATATCGATATTCTTATACATTATGTACTATCTTAAaa ACAATACTATTAgagtttcaatattataataatatcgaagaattttcaaaaaatataattctattgaaGGATATTATTCAGCAAATTGATAAAGGTATTTTATTAGGAGCACCACTTCCAAATATACCTGATTTATTACCAAAAATTGCAAgagaattgaataattgtatca caAAATCAACAGAAatattggatttaaaaaaattaaatattgattttaaaaattcatatgattttattttacctgGATTTATTGAAGTTACTCAATATATTGAACCCTCAATGgaactattttataaagaaatatttatgccTAAAATACCTGCAATATTAaaag atTGTATTAAACATTGGAAAGCTTTAAAACAATGGAAggatttaaagtatttaattaatgtggCTGGAAATCGATTGGTACCTATTGAAATTGGTTCACGTTATACTGATGAAAATTGGTCACAACaacttcttaatttttcagaatttttgcaaaaatatatattaacaaaaaatgatcaaattgGTTATTTAGCTCAGCATCAATTGTTTGAACAg attCCTGAATTGAAAGATGATTTTACAATTCctgaatattgtaattttacagATAATGATGATGTAAAACAGCCAGATATAAATGTTTGGTTTGGACCTAGTGGAACTGTTTCACCTTTGCATTTTGAtcccaaaaataattttttatgtcaa GTAtttggatataaaaaaattattttataccatCCAAATGATTCATCGAATTTATATCCATATGATACAAGATTACTAAACAATACTGCACAAGTTGATCCTTTAAGtccaaattatgaaaaatggcctaattttattaaagcaaGAGGTTTAATGACTTATTTAAAACCTGGAGAAATGCTTTACATTCCTCCAAAATGGTGGCATCATGTAACTTCTTTGACTTCAAGTTTTTCAGTTAGTTTTTGGTggagttaa
- the LOC133666040 gene encoding bifunctional peptidase and arginyl-hydroxylase JMJD5-like isoform X2 produces the protein MKWTKDSLILIEACLDKTWEALNSGHWQSVPIEYRYSYTLCTILKTILLEFQYYNNIEEFSKNIILLKDIIQQIDKGILLGAPLPNIPDLLPKIARELNNCITKSTEILDLKKLNIDFKNSYDFILPGFIEVTQYIEPSMELFYKEIFMPKIPAILKDCIKHWKALKQWKDLKYLINVAGNRLVPIEIGSRYTDENWSQQLLNFSEFLQKYILTKNDQIGYLAQHQLFEQIPELKDDFTIPEYCNFTDNDDVKQPDINVWFGPSGTVSPLHFDPKNNFLCQVFGYKKIILYHPNDSSNLYPYDTRLLNNTAQVDPLSPNYEKWPNFIKARGLMTYLKPGEMLYIPPKWWHHVTSLTSSFSVSFWWS, from the exons ATGAAATGGACAAaagattcattaatattaattgaagcTTGTTTGGATAAAACATGGGAAGCATTAAATTCTGGCCATTGGCAATCTGTTCCTATTGAATATCGATATTCTTATACATTATGTACTATCTTAAaa ACAATACTATTAgagtttcaatattataataatatcgaagaattttcaaaaaatataattctattgaaGGATATTATTCAGCAAATTGATAAAGGTATTTTATTAGGAGCACCACTTCCAAATATACCTGATTTATTACCAAAAATTGCAAgagaattgaataattgtatca caAAATCAACAGAAatattggatttaaaaaaattaaatattgattttaaaaattcatatgattttattttacctgGATTTATTGAAGTTACTCAATATATTGAACCCTCAATGgaactattttataaagaaatatttatgccTAAAATACCTGCAATATTAaaag atTGTATTAAACATTGGAAAGCTTTAAAACAATGGAAggatttaaagtatttaattaatgtggCTGGAAATCGATTGGTACCTATTGAAATTGGTTCACGTTATACTGATGAAAATTGGTCACAACaacttcttaatttttcagaatttttgcaaaaatatatattaacaaaaaatgatcaaattgGTTATTTAGCTCAGCATCAATTGTTTGAACAg attCCTGAATTGAAAGATGATTTTACAATTCctgaatattgtaattttacagATAATGATGATGTAAAACAGCCAGATATAAATGTTTGGTTTGGACCTAGTGGAACTGTTTCACCTTTGCATTTTGAtcccaaaaataattttttatgtcaa GTAtttggatataaaaaaattattttataccatCCAAATGATTCATCGAATTTATATCCATATGATACAAGATTACTAAACAATACTGCACAAGTTGATCCTTTAAGtccaaattatgaaaaatggcctaattttattaaagcaaGAGGTTTAATGACTTATTTAAAACCTGGAGAAATGCTTTACATTCCTCCAAAATGGTGGCATCATGTAACTTCTTTGACTTCAAGTTTTTCAGTTAGTTTTTGGTggagttaa
- the LOC133666035 gene encoding metacaspase-2-like encodes MKQSQANKIHNLVDSKSEIDCNIQIQKENNCKVSKSITTRSSKDVYTECKNQKTVKSICYLDMKKKKPKKMYYKINKYKHHINKLGKNKYCKKILNKENTNKFSKITMLHSKKNDIKINKNITKHKNFLNTKKLTIALTKIDDLPLSELSKIIPDYVVNKLKKQDSKGIYYETKDIIKTQCCSYKQYRTTELKQNEEINVLYHKSVFEKKCTKFKENIMEGIDTNITNIKFERNTYKMSLQNEINNVEILQDNEHKLENINLLENILKFFLKTKDNMMNRRTRHKLKIQKLHEHGIIKSLAICNKCKEIINLLQQFSNKINFINDEKLCIECTLCNLQINSLSHFQEHLMNIHLKCEKDILPKKDKFAVVIINFNKQLNLNNNNQFIFECCCCSKIFDHMSSFEEHVKKYHDFNYCIKKNKTTKQIVKNPESCTTFQNEPKFKKNHIFDITTKAVEISNLEKKIDTQHNNHINEFCINTKEINFKNNIYYNSNNKNLLSKVKIKEKQINDTQIMQKIPKIKNIQKLNIDEKYSNNITIISESNSKSLQNQNSNSFNDCFNQKYKGRKYKKTHISTHVNNSHADMYKRQKIQESKKAIKYENDLILQNVNSKNSKDHTTIFKNNNIINSIINLEKPNQNISISEIIDKKINVKNDNMEYVIKKDNIMNENDDCNYTLNINLIQKTKEGIKKQKLIKFNMNITKKYTTNITNKEKFIENIMENKFPINFNRNSNFAINITKNNNNYNLTELYCNICDKKFSSLTILREHMFLHDSLFESSQFSNSLMIPYFNNPHKIKNLSKKNTYISRKKNNVLLKIKILKKILQKRNKVHEQTIYQVPNKNINKKNRKWRCSPCKENFALLRNYLRHKYYCHNDESVIHICDNCNKILTSVAMVNIHICTNVTSWNCKRCNLNFSNAISLTQHNMNTHLETIGPHKCKICKSSFLTLHMLIRHETIHSMNNDSSNNLGNFIDFSASAKESLSHTVHNVNVNTEFSEKKSQLSDNKDIFAIHNDTFLKQLDKLNGKLSKLNITSNILYNNEKILDCKNCNVSCVTTLQMKLHLKKWHKWNKCEICNNLYLTYELTKHLIFHHIVFDLCYKKNNINIQSTHENINFQNDIIEILGMKRLLSLYEYERFSNIKSKYFNCIICSKQFSNIEYYKIHYLKYHDTICLLCNIEFKYNFEAFEHKIKIHKNVDLYLWVVQILLLAILQLNKYGKTIEEVILKCSESRIY; translated from the coding sequence ATGAAGCAATCACaagcaaataaaattcataacttAGTTGATTCCAAATCAGAAATTGATTGcaatatacaaatacaaaaggaaaataattgtaaagttAGTAAATCTATTACAACTAGATCAAGCAAAGATGTTTATACAGaatgtaaaaatcaaaaaacagtaaaatcaatatgttatttagacatgaaaaaaaagaaaccaaaaaaaatgtactataaaataaataaatataaacatcatattaataaattagggaaaaataaatattgtaaaaaaatattaaataaggaaaatacaaataagttttctaaaattacaatgcttcattcaaagaaaaatgatatcaaaataaataaaaatataacaaagcataaaaattttttaaatactaaaaaGTTAACAATAGCTTTAACAAAAATAGATGATCTTCCTTTATctgaattatctaaaataattccagattatgttgtaaataaattaaaaaaacaagatagtaaaggaatatattatgaaacaaaaGATATCATAAAAACACAATGTTGTTCATACAAACAATATAGAACTACTGAATTGAAACaaaacgaagaaataaatgtattatatcataaatcagtgtttgaaaaaaaatgtacaaaattcaaagaaaatataatggaaggaattgatacaaatataacaaatataaaatttgaaagaaatacgtataaaatgtctttacaaaatgaaattaataatgtagaaatattacaagataatgaacataaattagaaaacataaatttattagaaaatattttaaaattttttttaaaaactaaagatAATATGATGAATAGAAGAACAcgacataaattaaaaattcaaaaattgcatGAACATgggataataaaaagtttagcaatatgtaataaatgtaaagaaattattaatcttttacaacaattttcaaataaaataaattttataaatgatgaaaaattatgtattgaatgtacattatgtaatttacagattaattctttatctcattttcaagaacatttaatgaatatacacttaaaatgtgaaaaagatatattacccaaaaaagataaatttgcagttgttattattaatttcaataaacaattaaatttaaataataataatcaatttatttttgaatgctgttgttgttcaaaaatatttgatcataTGAGTAGTTTTGAAGaacatgttaaaaaatatcatgattttaattactgtataaaaaaaaataaaacgacaaaacaaatagttaaaaatccTGAATCATGTACTACATTTCAAAATGaaccaaaatttaaaaaaaatcatatttttgacATTACTACTAAAGCAGTTGAAATTTctaatctagaaaaaaaaattgacacacaacataataatcatataaatgaattttgtattaatacaaaagaaataaattttaagaacaatatatattataattcaaataataaaaatttattatcaaaagtaaaaataaaagagaaacagaTAAATGATACTCAAATAATGcagaaaattccaaaaataaaaaatatacaaaaattaaatattgatgagaaatattcaaataatattacaatcatCTCAGAGTCAAATTCAAAGTCTCTTCAAAATCAAAACTctaattcttttaatgattgttttaatcaaaaatataaaggtaggaaatataaaaaaactcacATATCTACACATGTAAATAATTCTCATGCTGATATgtataaaagacaaaaaatacaagaaagtaaaaaagcaataaaatatgaaaatgatctaattttacaaaatgtaaattctaaaaattctaaagatcatactacaatttttaaaaataataatataataaattctattataaatttagaaaaaccaaatcaaaacatttcaatatcagaaataattgataaaaaaattaatgttaaaaatgataatatggaatatgttattaaaaaagataatattatgaatgaaaatgatGATTGCAATTatacattgaatataaatcttatacaaaaaacaaaagaaggtataaaaaaacaaaaattaattaaattcaatatgaatattacaaaaaaatatacaacaaatattactaataaagaaaaatttatagaaaatataatggaaaataaatttccaataaattttaatagaaattctaattttgctataaatataactaaaaataataataattataatttaacagaactatattgcaatatatgtgataaaaaatttagttctttaacaatattaagaGAACATATGTTTTTACATGATTCTTTATTCGAAAGttcacaattttcaaattcactaATGAtaccatattttaataatcctcataaaataaaaaatctatctaaaaaaaatacttatatatctagaaagaaaaataatgtgttattgaaaataaaaatattaaaaaaaattctacaaaagCGAAATAAAGTACATGAGCAAACAATTTATCAAGTTcctaataagaatataaataaaaaaaatagaaaatggcGTTGTAGTCcatgtaaagaaaattttgcattacttcgaaattatttacgacataaatattattgtcatAATGATGAATCTGTAATTCATATTTgtgataattgtaataaaattcttacttCAGTTGCAATGGTAAACATTCATATATGCACTAATGTTACTTCTTGGAATTGTAAAAGAtgtaatcttaatttttctaatgccATATCTTTAACTCAACATAATATGAATACCCATTTAGAAACTATAGGTCCACATAAATGCAAGATATGTAAATCAAGTTTTCTTACATTACATATGCTAATAAGACATGAAACCATACATTCAATGAATAATGATTCCAGCAATAATTTAGgcaattttatagatttctcTGCATCTGCAAAAGAGTCTTTATCTCATACAGTACATAATGTAAATGTTAATACTGAATttagtgaaaaaaaatcacaattatcagataataaagatatcttTGCTATACATaatgatacatttttaaaacaattagataaattgaatggaaaactttcaaaattgaatattacatctaatatactatataataatgaaaaaatacttgattgtaaaaattgtaacgTATCATGTGTTACAACATTACAAATGAAactccatttaaaaaaatggcatAAATGGAACAAATGTGAAATATGTAATAACTTATACCTTACATATGAATTaacaaaacatttaatatttcatcatattgtttttgatttatgttataaaaaaaacaatattaatattcaatcaactcatgaaaatataaattttcaaaatgatataatagaaattcttGGAATGAAACGTTTGTTATCTCTTTACGAATATGAAAGatttagtaatataaaaagtaaatatttcaattgtataatatgttcaaaacaattttcaaatattgaatattataaaattcattatttaaaatatcatgatacaatatgtttattatgtaatatagaatttaagtataattttgaaGCATttgaacataaaattaaaattcacaaaaatgTTGATTTATATCTCTGGGtagtacaaatattattattagctattttacaattaaataaatatggaaaaacCATTGAAGAagtgatattaaaatgtagtgaaagtagaatatattaa
- the LOC107996087 gene encoding BTB/POZ domain-containing protein 17 isoform X1 translates to MTGSSEMDTNKQTEESNNIPNNVGKSESSDSIEVDNSRTVLLKIATLYAERLMNDICLVVDGIEYPAHRLILCASSDVFQVMLMSPQWSESQESRVTLQETPQCVPIFSEFLRYFYTGQIRINYGVVLPILSLADKYNVKDLISLCLDYMQNHIALAAIHGTLVSWLQYTSNCGHHNITQACQNFIKWNLELVAKTADFGNFDLDILVSLLHQSSLVIKDEMTLYKCLESWLDHQANRLKTQLSHDELEATLEQLVIAVMSPVRFPMMSPRQLAELLLFPLTKKYKEFFVERMSIGMSFHSGQLDRVKEVSSSEEDGALLFEPRLYTVDTCSSLLTIENFHGLPSYHTRTLVFSSHSCLAEYAGDRACEWVVDIYPKGVWFKKFFLIVWQGTVEMPEHVKRSVRLSLTCKEPPVNSNADMRVKIGVLIYGLQDGVEHIARVTEIIHRFSKKERVLNLDDLLPFEELNPQQGSVTENTSPFLVGPNKDMLKLHIVISPAN, encoded by the exons ATGACAGGTTCTTCTGAAATGGATACAAATAAACAAACAGaagaatctaataatattccaaataatgTTGGAAAATCTGAAAGTTCAGATTCAATAGAg gTGGATAATTCACGtacagttttattaaaaatagcaaCATTATATGCAGAACGTCTTATGAATGATATTTGTCTAGTTGTTGATGGTATAGAATATCCAGCACATCGTCTTATACTTTGTGCTTCTAGTGATGTTTTTCAA gTAATGTTAATGAGTCCTCAATGGAGTGAATCTCAAGAAAGTAGAGTAACCCTTCAAGAAACGCCACAATGTGTACCTATATTTAGTGAGTTTCTGCGGTACTTTTATACTGgtcaaataagaattaattatggtGTTGTTCTACCAATATTATCATTAGCTGATAAGTATAATGTTAAGGATCTAATATCACTGTGCCTTGATTATATGCAAAATCATATTGCATTAGCTGCCATACATGGCACTTTAGTATCATGGTTACAATATACTTCAAATTGTGGTCATCACAATATTACTCAAGCAtgccaaaattttattaaatggaatttaGAATTGGTGGCCAAGACTGCAGACTTTGGAAATTTCGATTTGGATATTTTAGTATCATTGTTACATCAAAGTAGTCTAGTAATAAAGGATGAAAtgacattatataaatgtttagaaTCATGGTTAGATCATCAGGCAAATCGATTGAAAACACAATTATCACATGATGAATTAGAAGCAACATTGGAACAATTGGTAATAGCTGTAATGTCTCCAGTTAGATTTCCAATGATGTCTCCTCGGCAATTAGcagaattgttattatttcctttaacAAAAAAGTATAAGGAATTCTTTGTAGAACGTATGTCTATAGGGATGTCATTTCATTCTGGTCAATTAGACAGAGTTAAAGAAGTGAGTTCAAGTGAAGAAGATGGCGCGTTACTTTTTGAACCTAGATTATATACTGTAGACACTTGTAGTTCATTACTtacgatagaaaattttcacgGTTTACCTTCTTATCATACAAGAACACTTGTATTTTCGAGTCATTCGTGTTTGGCAGAATATGCTGGTGACCGTGCGTGTGAATGGGTCGTAGACATATATCCGAAAGGAGTttggtttaaaaaattttttttgatagtaTGGCAAGGAACAGTAGAGATGCCAGAACATGTAAAACGTTCGGTTAGATTATCACTTACGTGTAAGGAACCACCCGTAAATAGTAATGCCGATATGCGAGTAAAAATAGGTGTTTTAATATATGGTTTACAGGATGGTGTTGAGCATATTGCTAGAGTAACAGAAATTATTCACAGGTTTAGTAAAAAAGAACGTGTCCTTAATTTGGACGATCTTTTGCCGTTCGAGGAACTTAATCCGCAACAAGGTTCTGTAACAGAAAATACTTCTCCTTTCCTTGTAGGTCCAAATAAAGATATGCTCAAACTTCACATTGTTATATCACCAGCTAACTAA
- the LOC107996087 gene encoding BTB/POZ domain-containing protein 17 isoform X2, giving the protein MLMSPQWSESQESRVTLQETPQCVPIFSEFLRYFYTGQIRINYGVVLPILSLADKYNVKDLISLCLDYMQNHIALAAIHGTLVSWLQYTSNCGHHNITQACQNFIKWNLELVAKTADFGNFDLDILVSLLHQSSLVIKDEMTLYKCLESWLDHQANRLKTQLSHDELEATLEQLVIAVMSPVRFPMMSPRQLAELLLFPLTKKYKEFFVERMSIGMSFHSGQLDRVKEVSSSEEDGALLFEPRLYTVDTCSSLLTIENFHGLPSYHTRTLVFSSHSCLAEYAGDRACEWVVDIYPKGVWFKKFFLIVWQGTVEMPEHVKRSVRLSLTCKEPPVNSNADMRVKIGVLIYGLQDGVEHIARVTEIIHRFSKKERVLNLDDLLPFEELNPQQGSVTENTSPFLVGPNKDMLKLHIVISPAN; this is encoded by the coding sequence ATGTTAATGAGTCCTCAATGGAGTGAATCTCAAGAAAGTAGAGTAACCCTTCAAGAAACGCCACAATGTGTACCTATATTTAGTGAGTTTCTGCGGTACTTTTATACTGgtcaaataagaattaattatggtGTTGTTCTACCAATATTATCATTAGCTGATAAGTATAATGTTAAGGATCTAATATCACTGTGCCTTGATTATATGCAAAATCATATTGCATTAGCTGCCATACATGGCACTTTAGTATCATGGTTACAATATACTTCAAATTGTGGTCATCACAATATTACTCAAGCAtgccaaaattttattaaatggaatttaGAATTGGTGGCCAAGACTGCAGACTTTGGAAATTTCGATTTGGATATTTTAGTATCATTGTTACATCAAAGTAGTCTAGTAATAAAGGATGAAAtgacattatataaatgtttagaaTCATGGTTAGATCATCAGGCAAATCGATTGAAAACACAATTATCACATGATGAATTAGAAGCAACATTGGAACAATTGGTAATAGCTGTAATGTCTCCAGTTAGATTTCCAATGATGTCTCCTCGGCAATTAGcagaattgttattatttcctttaacAAAAAAGTATAAGGAATTCTTTGTAGAACGTATGTCTATAGGGATGTCATTTCATTCTGGTCAATTAGACAGAGTTAAAGAAGTGAGTTCAAGTGAAGAAGATGGCGCGTTACTTTTTGAACCTAGATTATATACTGTAGACACTTGTAGTTCATTACTtacgatagaaaattttcacgGTTTACCTTCTTATCATACAAGAACACTTGTATTTTCGAGTCATTCGTGTTTGGCAGAATATGCTGGTGACCGTGCGTGTGAATGGGTCGTAGACATATATCCGAAAGGAGTttggtttaaaaaattttttttgatagtaTGGCAAGGAACAGTAGAGATGCCAGAACATGTAAAACGTTCGGTTAGATTATCACTTACGTGTAAGGAACCACCCGTAAATAGTAATGCCGATATGCGAGTAAAAATAGGTGTTTTAATATATGGTTTACAGGATGGTGTTGAGCATATTGCTAGAGTAACAGAAATTATTCACAGGTTTAGTAAAAAAGAACGTGTCCTTAATTTGGACGATCTTTTGCCGTTCGAGGAACTTAATCCGCAACAAGGTTCTGTAACAGAAAATACTTCTCCTTTCCTTGTAGGTCCAAATAAAGATATGCTCAAACTTCACATTGTTATATCACCAGCTAACTAA